One genomic window of Paenisporosarcina antarctica includes the following:
- a CDS encoding argininosuccinate synthase, which yields MNKKVVLAYSGGLDTSVAIPWLKEQGYDVIAVCLDVGEGKDLDFIKKKAIQVGAVESYMIDARDEFANEYALLSLQAHTWYENKYPLVSALSRPLISKKLVEIAHQTGSQAVAHGCTGKGNDQVRFEVSINALDPTLEVIAPVRGWGWSREEEIDYAKKNNIPIPVKLDSPFSIDQNLWGRANECGILEDPWATPPADAYDITVAIEDAPDKADIVEITFNQGVPTELDGVPYSLVDLILKLNDVAGKHGVGRIDHVENRLVGIKSREVYEVPAAHTLLIAHKELEDITLVKELAHFKPVIEKKLTELIYDGLWFSPLRVALEAFIKETQVYVNGVVRVKLFKGHAIVEGRKSPNSLYDEKLATYSTNDEFNHASAVGFIELWGLPTKVHAMVNKGEEKVTV from the coding sequence ATGAACAAAAAAGTCGTTCTCGCATATTCAGGTGGTCTAGATACTTCAGTAGCAATTCCATGGTTAAAAGAACAAGGATACGATGTAATCGCAGTTTGTCTAGATGTTGGTGAAGGTAAAGATTTAGATTTTATTAAAAAGAAAGCCATTCAAGTAGGTGCTGTTGAAAGTTATATGATCGATGCAAGAGACGAATTTGCAAACGAATATGCATTGCTTTCGCTTCAAGCCCATACTTGGTACGAGAATAAATATCCATTAGTTTCAGCATTGTCTCGTCCGTTAATTTCAAAAAAACTAGTTGAAATTGCACATCAAACGGGCTCACAAGCAGTGGCACATGGTTGTACAGGGAAAGGCAATGATCAAGTCCGTTTTGAAGTGTCAATTAATGCACTAGATCCTACTTTAGAAGTTATCGCACCTGTACGTGGATGGGGCTGGTCACGTGAAGAAGAAATTGACTATGCTAAGAAGAATAACATTCCGATTCCAGTTAAATTAGATAGCCCATTTTCAATTGACCAAAACTTATGGGGCCGTGCTAATGAATGTGGAATTTTAGAAGACCCGTGGGCTACACCTCCAGCAGATGCTTATGATATTACGGTTGCGATCGAAGATGCACCAGATAAAGCTGATATTGTTGAAATCACATTTAATCAAGGAGTGCCAACGGAATTAGATGGCGTTCCATATTCATTAGTAGATTTAATTCTAAAATTGAATGATGTTGCTGGAAAACACGGAGTTGGACGTATTGATCATGTGGAGAATCGTTTAGTCGGTATTAAATCTCGTGAAGTATACGAAGTACCTGCAGCTCACACATTACTTATTGCTCATAAAGAACTTGAAGACATTACTCTCGTGAAAGAGCTAGCCCATTTCAAACCAGTTATTGAGAAAAAGTTAACGGAACTAATTTATGATGGTTTGTGGTTCTCTCCATTAAGAGTAGCACTTGAAGCATTCATTAAAGAAACACAAGTGTATGTAAATGGTGTGGTGCGTGTGAAATTATTTAAGGGCCACGCGATAGTAGAAGGACGTAAATCTCCGAATTCACTATATGATGAAAAACTTGCAACGTATTCTACTAATGACGAGTTTAACCATGCATCTGCAGTCGGCTTTATTGAATTATGGGGTCTTCCAACTAAAGTACATGCAATGGTTAATAAAGGAGAAGAGAAGGTGACTGTATGA
- the argH gene encoding argininosuccinate lyase, protein MTKLWGGRFQKSAEQWVDEFGASIGFDQQLVIEDLTGSIAHVKMLGECRILPIEDVTAILGGLEQLKVKATKDELVFEVANEDIHLNLEKMLIDLIGPVGGKLHTGRSRNDQVATDMHLYLKNRVSEIVDSIKMFQQAILTQAEQHVETIAPGYTHLQRAQPISFAHHLMAYFWMLERDQQRLSESLKRIDMSPLGAGALAGTTFPIDREKAANYLGFEHVYQNSMDAVSDRDFIVEFLSNASLVMMHLSRFAEEIILWSSQEFQFIELDDAFATGSSIMPQKKNPDMAELIRGKTGRVYGNLFSLLTTLKGLPLTYNKDMQEDKEGMFDTVQTLNGSLQIFEGMVRTMTIHTKRLNEAVHQDFSNATELADYLATKGMPFREAHEVTGKLVFLCIQRKIYLLDLTLEDLQEASKLIEADIFNVLSPVSAVKRRNSLGGTGFDQVRLQIEKAKALL, encoded by the coding sequence ATGACCAAACTATGGGGCGGTCGTTTTCAAAAGTCTGCTGAACAGTGGGTAGATGAATTTGGCGCATCTATTGGCTTTGATCAGCAACTCGTTATCGAAGACTTGACTGGTAGTATCGCGCACGTCAAAATGCTCGGTGAGTGCAGAATATTACCAATTGAAGACGTGACTGCAATTTTAGGTGGTTTAGAGCAGTTGAAAGTAAAAGCGACAAAGGATGAGTTAGTTTTCGAAGTTGCGAACGAAGACATTCATTTGAATTTAGAAAAAATGCTGATTGATTTGATTGGACCTGTAGGTGGGAAGCTGCATACAGGGCGCAGTCGTAACGATCAAGTGGCGACAGATATGCATCTCTATTTGAAAAATAGAGTGAGTGAAATTGTCGATAGCATCAAAATGTTCCAGCAAGCGATACTCACTCAAGCTGAGCAACATGTCGAAACCATTGCACCTGGCTATACACACTTACAACGTGCGCAACCAATATCGTTTGCTCATCATCTAATGGCTTACTTTTGGATGTTGGAGCGAGATCAGCAACGTTTGTCTGAATCGCTTAAACGTATTGATATGTCACCATTAGGTGCCGGTGCACTTGCAGGGACGACATTCCCAATTGACCGCGAAAAAGCAGCCAATTATTTAGGGTTTGAGCATGTGTACCAAAATAGCATGGATGCCGTGAGTGACCGTGATTTCATCGTGGAATTTTTAAGTAATGCATCACTTGTGATGATGCACTTATCGCGTTTCGCTGAAGAAATCATTCTGTGGTCGAGCCAAGAGTTTCAATTTATTGAACTCGATGATGCGTTCGCCACAGGCTCAAGCATCATGCCTCAAAAGAAAAACCCTGATATGGCGGAATTGATTCGCGGGAAGACGGGTCGTGTGTACGGAAACTTATTTAGTTTGTTAACTACGCTAAAAGGATTACCACTCACTTATAACAAAGATATGCAAGAAGACAAAGAAGGCATGTTCGATACGGTTCAAACCTTGAATGGATCATTACAAATCTTCGAAGGTATGGTCCGCACGATGACCATTCATACAAAGCGATTGAATGAAGCGGTACATCAAGACTTTTCAAATGCCACAGAACTCGCAGATTATTTAGCGACAAAAGGCATGCCATTCCGTGAAGCACATGAAGTGACTGGAAAGCTCGTATTTCTTTGTATTCAGCGTAAGATTTACTTGTTGGATCTAACACTTGAAGACTTACAAGAAGCAAGCAAGTTAATTGAAGCCGACATTTTTAACGTGTTGTCACCTGTATCCGCAGTGAAGCGACGCAATTCTCTAGGTGGAACTGGTTTTGATCAAGTTCGATTGCAAATTGAGAAAGCCAAAGCACTTTTATAG
- a CDS encoding benzoate/H(+) symporter BenE family transporter, translating to MLNKNVPFIKNALSIPKYLSIKNMSAGTVAAIICCTGPVLIVITAAQNGNLTTSQTISWLFGIYFVGGLLGIIMSLLFGQPIAGAYSIPSAVLMTQAITQYSFNEAVGAYLIAGSLIFIIGFLGWFDRLLIWLPSELVMAMIAGSMIHFGTDMIKSLSMLPLLGTITLLSYFIFAKIFPKIPPIIGAVIVGFTLFPFLAQSSSKMNFTFEMPAIWMPDFSLSAILAISIPITVMLLSTESAQGITVLKDEGYQPQAKKIIMISGIGTMFAGIFGGHSACMGGIMSALCASKDVGPKETRYVAAFISGVWLVIFGLLASLSLSFILLMPQSLIKLIAGLALIGVLLKSLQRSFHGKQFQLGAFFTLIIAMSGVNFLGISATFWALIGGWIVSWFLEKKDFKQRISSSTVISSKAA from the coding sequence TTGCTAAATAAGAACGTTCCATTTATTAAAAATGCACTATCTATCCCCAAATATTTATCTATTAAAAATATGTCAGCTGGAACTGTTGCTGCCATCATTTGTTGTACCGGTCCTGTCCTTATCGTCATCACTGCTGCTCAGAATGGAAACTTGACTACTAGTCAAACGATTTCTTGGTTATTTGGAATCTATTTTGTAGGTGGGTTGCTTGGTATAATCATGTCTTTGCTATTTGGTCAGCCTATTGCCGGAGCCTATTCAATTCCATCAGCTGTGTTAATGACACAAGCTATTACTCAATATTCTTTTAATGAAGCAGTTGGTGCATACTTAATTGCAGGTTCCCTCATATTTATTATAGGATTTCTAGGATGGTTTGATAGATTACTTATTTGGTTGCCTTCAGAACTGGTAATGGCCATGATCGCAGGGTCTATGATTCATTTTGGAACAGATATGATTAAGTCTTTATCTATGTTGCCACTACTTGGTACCATCACTCTTTTGTCCTATTTTATTTTTGCGAAGATATTCCCAAAGATCCCTCCCATCATTGGTGCGGTAATTGTTGGATTTACCTTATTTCCATTTTTAGCACAGAGTTCCTCGAAAATGAATTTTACGTTTGAAATGCCAGCTATTTGGATGCCTGATTTTTCCTTAAGTGCAATTTTAGCTATTTCTATTCCTATTACCGTCATGTTACTTAGCACAGAATCAGCACAAGGAATAACGGTATTGAAAGATGAGGGATATCAACCTCAAGCAAAAAAAATAATTATGATAAGTGGGATTGGAACTATGTTTGCTGGAATTTTTGGAGGACACAGTGCTTGTATGGGTGGAATAATGTCCGCACTATGTGCATCTAAAGATGTTGGTCCAAAGGAAACACGTTATGTCGCAGCATTTATATCAGGCGTATGGTTAGTAATCTTTGGTCTATTAGCATCCTTATCACTTTCTTTTATTTTATTAATGCCTCAGTCATTGATAAAACTTATAGCAGGTTTAGCACTTATTGGCGTGTTACTAAAAAGCTTACAGCGTTCTTTTCACGGAAAACAATTTCAATTAGGCGCCTTTTTCACATTAATTATTGCGATGTCAGGTGTAAATTTTTTAGGGATAAGTGCAACGTTTTGGGCACTTATTGGAGGTTGGATTGTTTCGTGGTTCTTAGAGAAAAAGGACTTCAAGCAACGTATTTCCTCAAGCACAGTAATTTCAAGTAAAGCAGCTTAA
- a CDS encoding sigma-70 family RNA polymerase sigma factor: MRDLDLVISAINGNEKAFEALIKSENEKLYRTAFLYVRNKEDALDVLQETIYKAFVSIKKLKSPEYFNTWLTKILIRTAYDLIRKKKKEVLKNNINYVVESTYDMDWKMDLSRAISMLKQDYQTVIILFYYHDLPIQCIAETMERPENTVKTYLSRAKVDLKKIIEGGNKYEQKAT; encoded by the coding sequence TTGAGAGATTTAGACCTTGTTATAAGCGCTATTAACGGAAATGAAAAAGCTTTCGAAGCACTTATTAAAAGCGAAAATGAGAAATTATATAGAACCGCATTTCTTTATGTGCGAAATAAAGAAGATGCATTAGATGTTCTCCAAGAGACCATTTATAAGGCATTTGTTTCAATAAAAAAACTAAAAAGTCCTGAGTATTTTAATACTTGGTTAACAAAAATATTAATTCGTACAGCCTATGATCTAATTAGAAAGAAAAAGAAAGAGGTATTAAAAAACAACATTAATTATGTAGTTGAAAGCACATATGATATGGATTGGAAAATGGATTTATCAAGAGCTATATCAATGTTAAAACAAGATTATCAAACTGTTATTATTTTATTTTACTATCATGACCTACCTATACAATGTATTGCCGAGACAATGGAAAGACCTGAAAATACGGTAAAAACCTACCTTAGTCGTGCAAAAGTTGATTTGAAAAAAATAATAGAAGGAGGGAATAAATATGAACAAAAAGCAACTTGA
- a CDS encoding DUF4179 domain-containing protein, with translation MNKKQLDKELSEIEVPNEVFDAIDKGIARGRMEKKKINSKKIIGTISSVAAVSFLASGLIFAPMTNVLASVPLIGSIYEKFSLQIGHELLESNLITQLNQEATSNGVDITLTSAYYDGNVIGITFKAKGERVSLDSDGDKETESGYNFHLFDGVEQNQWSSAMTQLEETEDGYEAAIEFYNPNANLPKDYTLPFTLTSITGIKGNWKFDIPLEQIPLETINSDAESIFNGQDNSLKMESVVKGKATTLLNYKTTFPLVGEDDDIRITVFDNEGNRLSKNHADVLVTEQDGGLAIKEVRELFSSKINEEAKFLIVQPEIIRNEEDTFKSLNQKTPFMVESNRFDYKIRINSLKQNGNQLILDYNVQNVNTDAIRKDSIQNFANFIMLIKSEDIQRRKMLEYEIRSNQAEVMADGSLHYQSIFNIENLDKFDYRDYSLTVPFGILSANEPIKMNQIIVDLNK, from the coding sequence ATGAACAAAAAGCAACTTGATAAAGAACTAAGTGAAATTGAAGTGCCGAATGAAGTATTTGATGCTATTGATAAAGGGATCGCAAGGGGAAGAATGGAGAAAAAGAAAATCAACTCTAAAAAAATCATTGGAACCATTTCATCTGTTGCTGCTGTATCTTTTTTAGCATCAGGTTTAATTTTTGCACCAATGACTAACGTGTTAGCGTCTGTACCATTGATTGGCTCTATTTATGAAAAATTTAGTTTACAAATTGGACATGAATTACTAGAAAGTAATTTAATTACTCAACTTAATCAAGAAGCAACAAGTAATGGAGTTGATATAACGCTAACGAGTGCTTATTACGATGGGAATGTTATTGGAATTACATTTAAGGCTAAAGGGGAACGAGTCTCCTTAGATAGTGATGGAGACAAAGAGACAGAAAGTGGATATAATTTCCACTTATTTGATGGTGTTGAACAAAATCAGTGGTCTTCAGCTATGACACAGCTAGAAGAAACAGAAGATGGATACGAGGCCGCTATTGAGTTTTATAATCCTAACGCTAACTTACCTAAAGACTACACTCTACCATTTACATTGACATCCATTACAGGTATTAAAGGAAATTGGAAATTCGATATTCCCCTTGAGCAAATTCCCTTAGAAACAATTAATTCAGATGCTGAAAGTATATTTAATGGACAGGATAACTCACTGAAAATGGAATCGGTGGTAAAAGGGAAAGCAACAACACTATTAAATTATAAAACAACATTCCCTTTAGTTGGTGAAGATGACGATATAAGAATAACTGTCTTTGACAATGAAGGAAATAGGTTATCGAAGAACCACGCAGATGTATTAGTAACCGAGCAAGATGGTGGATTGGCTATAAAAGAAGTACGAGAACTATTTAGTAGCAAAATTAACGAAGAGGCAAAGTTCTTAATCGTCCAACCTGAAATAATAAGAAACGAAGAAGATACATTTAAGTCCCTGAACCAAAAAACTCCCTTTATGGTGGAAAGTAATAGGTTTGATTATAAAATCAGGATTAACAGCTTAAAGCAAAATGGAAACCAATTAATTTTGGATTACAATGTGCAAAATGTAAATACAGATGCTATTCGTAAGGATAGTATCCAGAATTTCGCCAATTTTATTATGCTAATTAAATCTGAAGATATACAAAGGAGAAAAATGCTCGAATACGAAATTCGTAGTAATCAAGCTGAAGTCATGGCTGATGGTAGTTTACATTATCAATCCATTTTTAACATAGAAAACCTTGATAAATTTGACTACAGAGACTATTCTTTAACTGTTCCATTCGGCATATTAAGTGCAAATGAGCCTATTAAAATGAACCAAATAATAGTTGACTTAAATAAATAG
- a CDS encoding DUF3231 family protein: MEDNHNPKLASSEVGLLWEQYQNDTLGICTISYFLNIVEDPKISSILEYALELAENHVKVIRSILDAEQHPIPMGFTEQDVHVNAPRLFSDTFILTYMAKLGAIGLNSYSVALPNSIRNDIRDFYTSCLHSSAELVNRSTNLMLKKGVMVRPPYIPYPNQVEFVQKQHFLAGWIGEERQLTTIEITNLFFNLQRNVIGSSIVTGFSQVASSKNVRQYFVKGSEIAKHHSTVFAEFFSKDNLVIPMTSDTAPTLSTVAPFSDKLMMFLVTALNAVGTGYYGASLGASPRRDLGAAYTRLTAEIMEYAEDGANIMINNGWLEKPPSSPDRRNLAKG, translated from the coding sequence ATGGAAGATAATCATAATCCTAAATTGGCATCTTCTGAAGTTGGCTTGTTATGGGAACAATATCAAAACGATACATTAGGTATTTGTACAATTTCTTATTTTTTGAATATAGTAGAAGACCCAAAAATTAGTTCAATTTTAGAATATGCCTTAGAGCTAGCTGAAAATCATGTAAAAGTGATTAGATCAATCTTAGATGCTGAACAACATCCTATCCCAATGGGTTTTACGGAACAAGATGTACATGTAAATGCACCTAGACTTTTTTCAGACACATTCATACTGACTTATATGGCGAAGTTGGGTGCAATAGGTCTAAATTCTTACAGTGTGGCATTGCCTAATTCAATAAGAAATGATATTCGGGATTTTTATACATCATGTTTGCATTCTTCTGCAGAACTTGTTAATCGTTCTACCAATCTTATGTTAAAAAAAGGAGTTATGGTCCGCCCACCTTATATTCCATATCCTAATCAAGTGGAATTTGTACAAAAACAACATTTTTTAGCTGGATGGATTGGTGAAGAAAGACAACTGACAACGATTGAGATCACAAATTTATTTTTTAATTTGCAACGAAATGTAATAGGTAGTTCAATTGTTACAGGATTTAGCCAAGTGGCTAGCTCAAAAAATGTCCGCCAATATTTTGTGAAAGGGTCAGAAATTGCGAAGCATCATAGTACTGTATTTGCCGAATTTTTCAGTAAGGACAATTTAGTTATACCAATGACTTCAGATACAGCACCAACACTTTCAACAGTAGCTCCGTTTTCAGATAAACTCATGATGTTCCTTGTCACTGCGCTTAATGCAGTAGGGACAGGATATTACGGCGCATCCTTAGGCGCAAGTCCAAGAAGAGATTTAGGAGCTGCCTATACCCGTTTAACAGCAGAAATCATGGAGTATGCTGAAGATGGCGCGAACATTATGATTAATAATGGTTGGCTAGAAAAACCGCCATCATCTCCAGACAGAAGAAATTTGGCTAAGGGTTAG
- a CDS encoding sigma-70 family RNA polymerase sigma factor, translated as MEELFIVNADKTEFDAVINNLMTTHGQQVLQLVYAYVHNEAIAEDLTQEIFVKCFKALPTYKGQSSIKTWLWRIAINHTKDYLKSWYNQQVHTMDDLFLNSINSASDVEQIIMQQEEDVSLANTVMSLPIKYREVIYLFYFEELTIKEIAKVLRSNENTVKTRLRKGKAILKERLEGF; from the coding sequence TTGGAAGAATTATTTATTGTGAATGCCGATAAAACAGAATTCGATGCAGTCATTAATAACTTAATGACTACACATGGGCAGCAGGTCTTGCAACTTGTCTATGCTTACGTACATAACGAAGCAATTGCTGAAGATTTAACGCAGGAGATCTTTGTGAAATGTTTCAAAGCGTTGCCAACTTACAAAGGACAGTCGTCAATCAAAACTTGGCTATGGCGAATTGCAATCAATCACACAAAAGATTATTTGAAAAGCTGGTATAACCAACAAGTACATACAATGGATGATCTATTTTTAAATTCAATCAATTCTGCTTCTGATGTCGAACAAATAATCATGCAACAAGAAGAAGATGTATCCCTTGCGAATACGGTCATGAGTCTGCCTATAAAGTATCGAGAAGTCATTTATTTATTTTATTTTGAAGAATTGACGATAAAAGAAATTGCAAAGGTTTTAAGGAGTAATGAGAATACGGTCAAAACAAGGCTGCGTAAAGGAAAAGCCATATTAAAAGAACGACTGGAGGGATTCTAA
- a CDS encoding helix-turn-helix transcriptional regulator — protein MEERLKSLKKAMKSTTFKEINFTDEHREKAHKQIVQMQSIDLIADIFPLLIEEKTGTEITQLLHMKGIKVIHLNEGIVYTTLHEAEQNGYLDAYWNEDGEKFYKLSKKGLKTLQKQSQLQKKQLSLKPLLQEVTTNGQ, from the coding sequence ATGGAAGAACGACTAAAGAGCTTAAAAAAGGCAATGAAAAGTACTACATTTAAAGAAATAAACTTTACGGACGAACATCGAGAAAAAGCACATAAGCAAATCGTTCAAATGCAATCAATTGACTTAATAGCAGATATCTTCCCCCTTCTCATTGAAGAGAAAACAGGGACTGAGATTACACAATTACTTCATATGAAAGGAATAAAAGTGATTCATTTAAATGAGGGCATCGTTTATACAACACTTCACGAAGCAGAACAAAATGGCTATCTTGATGCTTATTGGAATGAAGACGGTGAAAAATTTTACAAGCTATCAAAAAAGGGCTTAAAAACCTTACAAAAGCAATCACAATTGCAAAAAAAGCAACTTTCGCTAAAACCTTTATTACAAGAGGTGACTACGAATGG